Proteins encoded within one genomic window of Bacillus sp. 1NLA3E:
- a CDS encoding MFS transporter: MFKKLIGEIELTRDFKFLLLIGGLYSLSTALSNTFVNIYLWKQSGQFSDIGLYNLAVVVLQPITFILAGRWAKKIDRVVVLRIGVSFLALFYIAVLLFGSRAADFLLILGGLLGIGYGFYWLAFNVLIFEITEPETRDFFNGFLGVLSSVGGMLGPIAAGFIISRLEKFTGYTIVFGLSLGLFSIAVFLSFFLKRRPAQGKYCFKRILAERRNDVNWRMITNAHFFQGFREGTFAFVISVFVFLSTGSELSLGTFGLINSGVSFLAYLFVSRMLKKSHRKKAILLGGIILYASIFLIVFDITYIKLLIYAATIAIAYPLLLVPYMSMTYDVIGRGWKAAEMRIEYIVVREIFLNFGRFISIIFFILAVTLFDEQKSIPILLLILGAGHSVIYFFIRKIHISIL, encoded by the coding sequence CTTTCCAATACATTCGTTAATATTTATTTGTGGAAACAATCTGGACAATTCTCAGATATAGGCTTATACAATCTTGCAGTAGTGGTGCTTCAACCCATTACCTTTATTCTAGCTGGAAGATGGGCAAAAAAAATTGACCGTGTAGTTGTATTAAGAATTGGTGTGTCTTTTTTAGCCCTTTTTTATATTGCAGTTTTGTTATTCGGGAGTAGGGCAGCAGACTTTTTGCTTATTTTAGGTGGACTACTTGGTATTGGGTACGGCTTTTATTGGTTAGCTTTTAATGTACTCATCTTTGAAATCACAGAACCGGAAACAAGAGACTTTTTTAACGGGTTTCTCGGAGTTTTGTCCTCAGTAGGAGGGATGCTTGGTCCCATTGCTGCAGGGTTCATTATTTCACGGTTAGAAAAATTCACTGGGTATACTATTGTTTTTGGACTCTCGTTAGGATTATTCTCCATTGCTGTTTTTCTCAGTTTTTTTCTAAAAAGGAGGCCAGCCCAAGGGAAATATTGTTTTAAGAGAATTTTGGCTGAAAGAAGGAATGACGTTAATTGGCGGATGATTACCAATGCCCACTTTTTTCAAGGCTTTCGTGAAGGAACCTTTGCCTTTGTCATCTCAGTTTTTGTCTTTTTATCAACTGGAAGTGAATTATCTTTGGGAACCTTTGGCCTTATTAATTCTGGTGTATCGTTTTTGGCTTACCTTTTTGTTTCAAGAATGTTAAAAAAAAGTCACCGAAAAAAAGCCATTTTATTAGGAGGTATTATTCTTTATGCTTCGATTTTCCTAATCGTATTTGATATCACTTATATAAAACTTCTGATCTATGCCGCCACTATCGCAATTGCGTATCCATTATTACTTGTCCCATACATGTCGATGACATACGATGTAATCGGCAGGGGGTGGAAAGCTGCTGAAATGAGAATTGAATATATTGTTGTAAGGGAGATATTCCTCAATTTTGGCAGATTTATTTCAATTATTTTCTTCATACTGGCTGTTACCTTATTTGATGAACAAAAAAGCATACCGATATTGTTGCTAATATTGGGTGCAGGACATTCGGTTATATATTTCTTTATAAGAAAAATACATATTTCTATTCTTTGA